A single genomic interval of Primulina huaijiensis isolate GDHJ02 chromosome 7, ASM1229523v2, whole genome shotgun sequence harbors:
- the LOC140981237 gene encoding tobamovirus multiplication protein 1 translates to MLELRDGGCYPKAVVGVNVGLASVDCVIAILAFCQLMRIHSRNSVAGCTRQKVFHLIIGSCNLGYFVYFVLNLVAACKGWSCWSHSCGFIVMALPKILFVAAFLLLLSFWVDLCHQSNDDDEDEESPQEVLLDKRNKADPTANGSRNCCSFRLIHVGSRQKVVILVTLLVFAIMAASSVLIWIGMGKNTIDSAVVAQVYVDLIAIAVLLLGGALACYGLILFLKMRRVRSERASSEMWKVAGLAIVSVVCFTLSAVVALATNIPLFYHWSVRQIDGAYTSLLLVLYFFVGSSVPSAFVLYVMRELPPPILTNRQEESRAIAFISDGSFSSQPQQRWTAATSLQNQISRASPI, encoded by the exons ATGTTGGAATTGAGAGATGGAGGTTGCTATCCGAAGGCTGTGGTGGGAGTCAACGTGGGTCTGGCTTCTGTTGATTGTGTGATTGCAATTCTTGCCTTTTGTCAG TTGATGAGGATTCATTCAAGGAATTCAGTGGCTGGCTGCACCCGCCAAAAA GTCTTTCATCTAATTATTGGATCCTGCAATTTGG gctattttgtttattttgtgtTAAATCTTGTTGCTGCTTGTAAGGGTTGGAGTTGCTGGTCACATTCTTGTGGTTTCATTGTCATGG CTCTCCCCAAAATTCTATTTGTTGCAGCATTTCTTCTACTCTTGTCATTCTG GGTTGACCTTTGTCATCAGtcaaatgatgatgatgaagatgaagaaagCCCTCAAGAAGTTCTTCTGGATAAAAGGAATAAAGCCGATCCTACTGCAAATGGTAGTAGAAATTGTTGCTCCTTTAGGTTGATTCATGTAGGAAGCCGACAGAAAGTTGTGATTTTG GTTACTCTCTTGGTTTTTGCAATAATGGCCGCCTCTTCTGTGCTTATCTGGATTGGCATGGGAAAGAATACAATTGATTCAGCAGTTGTGGCGCAG GTATATGTAGATCTCATTGCCATAGCTGTTCTTTTGCTCGGAGGAGCCTTGGCATGCTATG GTCTTATTTTGTTCTTGAAAATGAGAAGAGTGAGATCTGAGCGGGCATCCTCAGAGATGTGGAAG GTTGCTGGATTGGCCATTGTATCTGTTGTATGCTTTACGTTAAGTGCTGTTGTTGCTTTAGCAACAAATATACCC CTGTTTTATCACTGGTCTGTGAGACAGATAGACGGTGCCTATACATCCCTTTTACTTGTTCTGTACTTTTTCGTGG GTTCATCGGTGCCATCTGCATTTGTACTTTATGTGATGAGAGAACTACCACCCCCAATTTTGACCAACAGACAAGAAGAATCAAGGGCGATAGCTTTCATTAGCGATGGCTCATTTTCTTCCCAACCGCAGCAGCGGTGGACTGCTGCAACGAGCTTGCAGAATCAG ATATCAAGAGCAAGCCCCATATGA
- the LOC140981238 gene encoding transcription factor bHLH144-like has product MHSDQPYFHLAGQVGYFVQNAHMAPAFNSRIMPVPSGIEPLRPFHGVDIQPSEACPRNFVIFDKSNARSQIIFHPEIRSKFFDFGLADGASILKNEDNRKDANYEGKFFSLLKDDSDDIDALLNMEDVENEECDDDEVSTARTNAVYERDSPDSCSNYESPPRKRSVFRTSSLIRFNHKKRERMRTMVKVLRRMVPEAKRMSTVTVLDEAVRYLKSLKAQVHNLETGNSKTHAQS; this is encoded by the coding sequence ATGCATAGTGATCAGCCATACTTCCATCTGGCTGGTCAAGTGGGCTATTTTGTGCAAAATGCTCATATGGCCCCTGCATTTAACAGTAGAATAATGCCTGTGCCCTCGGGTATTGAACCTCTCAGGCCCTTCCATGGTGTTGATATCCAACCCTCTGAAGCCTGCCCTAGAAATTTTGTTATCTTTGATAAATCTAATGCCAGAAGCCAGATAATTTTCCATCCCGAAATACGTTCCAAATTCTTCGATTTTGGTCTTGCTGATGGTGCATCGATCTTGAAAAACGAAGATAATAGGAAGGATGCAAACTATGAGGGAAAGTTTTTCTCTCTTCTGAAAGATGATTCAGATGATATTGATGCACTTTTGAACATGGAAGATGTAGAAAACGAAGaatgtgatgatgatgaggtGAGCACAGCACGAACAAATGCTGTATATGAACGCGACTCTCCAGATTCGTGCTCTAATTATGAGTCACCCCCCAGAAAAAGGTCAGTTTTTAGGACATCTTCTTTGATTCGCTTCAATCACAAAAAGCGTGAGAGAATGAGGACGATGGTGAAGGTATTAAGAAGAATGGTTCCTGAAGCCAAACGGATGAGTACTGTGACCGTCCTTGATGAGGCTGTTCGATACCTTAAGTCCCTTAAGGCACAAGTGCATAATCTGGAAACTGGGAATTCGAAAACCCATGCTCAGAGCTGA
- the LOC140981239 gene encoding glucan endo-1,3-beta-D-glucosidase-like, translating to MANSVIFLPLLGSSLIILLFVSGGILKPAMGASEQGTWCIPRPSTSEQTLVDNINFVCTVVDCSLIQEGGACFYPSNLLNHASVAMNLYYQKQGRHSWNCDFRKSGVIVVTDPSYGKCKFEFSY from the exons ATGGCCAATTCAGTTATTTTCCTTCCCCTTCTTGGTTCGTCTCTTATCATCTTGCTCTTTGTATCAG GTGGAATTCTGAAGCCTGCAATGGGTGCATCTGAACAG GGAACTTGGTGCATTCCAAGGCCCTCGACCTCAGAACAGACGTTAGTGGATAACATAAACTTTGTGTGCACTGTAGTGGACTGCAGTTTGATCCAAGAGGGAGGCGCTTGTTTTTATCCTAGCAATCTTCTGAATCATGCCTCAGTTGCCATGAATCTTTACTACCAGAAACAGGGAAGGCATTCTTGGAATTGTGATTTCAGGAAATCAGGTGTCATTGTTGTCACTGACCCTA GCTACGGGAAATGCAAATTCGAGTTTTCCTATTAA
- the LOC140980354 gene encoding WRKY transcription factor 71-like — protein MSENFSDYYYHYPFQDHVDNGRNNTAGNTFTYMQNPSVQNLLMIDQSNNYLSFTGGILHGSFGQNVPDSFGSSSEVFYTETDEKKPVVDGGENPTTPNSSISSSSTEAAAGEEDVSKNKKADGKKENPEDGGDSCSKKEGTQGKKKGEKKQREPIFAFMTKSEVDHLEDGYRWRKYGQKAVKNSPYPRSYYRCTTQKCPVKKRVERSYQDPSIVITTYEGQHNHHLPTSLRGSVATIFPPSMLTPQLTMDCPPTNFPDQEMFIHQMPYNVYGYGGGGSSNLYHQQTLNTRDNQQYQISDYGTLQDIFPSVFPKQEP, from the exons ATGTCTGAAAATTTCAGCGACTATTACTATCACTACCCCTTTCAAGATCATGTTGATAATGGCCGCAACAACACCGCCGGAAACACTTTTACTTATATGCAGAACCCATCTGTTCAGAATCTGCTAATGATTGACCAGTCTAATAATTACCTGAGTTTCACCGGCGGGATTTTGCATGGAAGCTTTGGACAGAACGTTCCGGATTCATTTGGGTCGTCTTCTGAGGTGTTTTACACAGAGACGGATGAGAAGAAACCGGTGGTGGACGGTGGTGAAAACCCTACTACGCCCAACTCATCGATTTCCTCTTCTTCCACTGAGGCAGCTGCAGGTGAGGAAGATGTGAGCAAGAACAAGAAAGCAGATGGTAAAAAAGAGAACCCTGAAGATGGAGGAGACAGCTGCTCTAAGAAAGA GGGTACCCAAGGTAAGAAGAAAGGAGAGAAGAAGCAAAGGGAGCCAATATTTGCTTTCATGACGAAGAGTGAAGTTGATCATTTGGAAGATGgatacagatggagaaaatatGGACAAAAGGCAGTCAAGAATAGCCCATATCCAAG AAGCTACTACAGATGCACAACTCAGAAATGCCCGGTCAAGAAACGCGTCGAAAGATCCTACCAAGACCCGTCGATCGTCATCACGACCTACGAAGGTCAACACAACCACCATCTTCCGACAAGTCTCCGGGGATCCGTGGCCACAATATTCCCTCCCTCCATGCTAACTCCGCAGTTGACAATGGACTGCCCTCCAACCAACTTTCCTGATCAAGAAATGTTTATTCATCAAATGCCTTACAATGTATACGGATACGGAGGCGGCGGCTCCAGCAATCTGTATCATCAGCAAACTTTAAACACACGTGACAATCAACAGTACCAGATTTCTGATTATGGGACGCTGCAAGATATATTCCCCTCAGTCTTCCCGAAGCAGGAGCCCTGA
- the LOC140981406 gene encoding two-pore potassium channel 3-like yields MEKEPLLPYVSPRMPQPPPPPPLCPVPENAEITVPPTPLTPSSKELKDMLIFGSPLSSSSLLKETSSSSILEALTLSLTSPKPSITNIDDERSNLDPENQKSWLHDPNYSASKSNLHRSKTAPAMATINEIDHSSCTKKPQFGKSSIVRQGFLLLIVYLALGVVIYFVNKDKFRGVETHAVVDALYFCIVTMCTIGYGDITPDSTLTKLFSIAFVLVGFGFIDILLSGMVSYVLDLQENYLLRTIKGRGSHDPGSYIIDVKKGRMRIRMKVTLALGVVVLCIGIGVAVLHFVEKMNLLDSFYLSVMSVTTVGYGDRAFNSVTGRIFASVWLLVSTLAVARAFLYLAEARVDKRHRRMAKWVLGQDMTVAQFLAADIDNNGFVSKSEFVIYKLKEMCKVSEKDILQICRQFDRLDTGNCGKITLGDLMESHH; encoded by the exons ATGGAAAAAGAACCCCTCCTCCCTTATGTCAGCCCCAGAATGCCACAACCACCACCGCCACCACCGCTTTGCCCTGTACCAGAAAACGCTGAAATTACGGTTCCGCCCACGCCCCTCACCCCTTCCTCTAAAGAACTCAAAGACATGCTCATATTTGGTTCCCCTTTATCTTCATCATCCCTTCTGAAGGAGACTTCCTCTTCAAGCATTCTCGAGGCCTTGACTTTAAGCCTCACCTCCCCCAAACCTTCTATTACCAATATTGACGATGAAAGATCCAATCTTGATCCAGAAAACCAAAAATCTTGGTTGCATGATCCCAACTATTCAGCTTCCAAAAGCAATCTCCACAGGTCCAAGACTGCGCCTGCCATGGCTACCATCAATGAGATCGACCATTCTTCTTGCACAAAGAAGCCACAGTTTGGTAAATCTTCAATTGTGAGACAGGGTTTTCTGCTTTTGATCGTGTATTTGGCTCTTGGTGTGGTTATTTACTTTGTCAACAAGGATAAATTCAGGGGGGTTGAGACACATGCTGTGGTTGATGCTTTGTACTTTTGCATTGTGACTATGTGTACCATTGGGTATGGCGACATAACCCCTGATAGTACTTTAACTAAGCTGTTTTCTATTGCATTTGTACTTGTGGGGTTTGGGTTTATTGATATTTTGTTATCTGGGATGGTTAGTTATGTGCTTGATTTACAAGAGAATTATCTTTTAAGGACTATCAAGGGTAGGGGATCTCATGATCCTGGATCTTATATTATTGATGTGAAAAAGGGGAGGATGAGGATTCGGATGAAAGTGACACTGGCCTTGGGGGTTGTGGTTCTTTGTATTGGAATTGGAGTTGCTGTTTTGCATTTTGTTGAGAAGATGAATTTATTGGATTCATTCTATTTGTCGGTTATGTCTGTCACAACCGTTGGATATGGTGACAGGGCATTTAATTCTGTAACGGGTCGGATTTTTGCATCGGTTTGGTTGCTTGTGTCTACGCTTGCGGTTGCTAGAGCCTTTCTTTACTTGGCTGAGGCCAGAGTCGATAAGCGGCATAGAAGGATGGCAAAGTGGGTGCTTGGACAAGATATGACTGTAGCTCAATTTCTTGCTGCTGATATTGATAACAATGGTTTTGTGAG TAAATCCGAGTTTGTAATATACAAGCTTAAAGAAATGTGCAAGGTTTCAGAAAAAGACATCTTGCAGATATGCAGACAGTTTGATCGTTTGGATACTGGAAACTGTGGTAAGATCACCCTAGGCGATCTTATGGAAAGTCACCACTGA
- the LOC140981250 gene encoding uncharacterized protein isoform X1, protein MKVLEVVTEAFQFICTVQFWRMAVLWTLSLIFSFLKLFSHTLFLSKSKIYSGGSPQEPKSKAATLRGLPICVITGATSGLGAAAAHALSKEGFYVVLVGRSSELLSKVLSDIRSQNNDACLKAFQLDLSSLKSIIKFKSSIHHWLIDSNIHPSIQLLINNAGILATSCRITSEGYDQMMAINYIGAFCLTKVLLPLLENSPVPSRVVNVSSFTHWNVWDMPADRETVSGTCFLKSRCYPYAQIYEFSKLCLLLFTYELHRQAGRAEKSHHLSVVAVDPGAVKTNIMREIPSCISQMAYIVLNILGLLHSSETGVRAIVDGALAPPEISGVYFFGGSGCCLKSSALSHNVKLAEDLWVTSCDLFQELQLAS, encoded by the exons ATGAAAGTGCTGGAGGTGGTAACAGAGGCTTTTCAGTTTATATGCACTGTGCAATTCTGGAGGATGGCAGTCCTTTGGACTCTATCTCTCATTTTTTCCTTCTTGAAGTTGTTCTCCCATACCCTTTTCTTGTCAAAATCGAAAATTTATTCTGGTGGTTCTCCCCAAGAACCCAAATCCAAGGCAGCGACTCTGAGGGGGCTCCCCATCTGCGTAATAACAGGG GCCACATCTGGTCTGGGCGCTGCTGCGGCGCATGCTCTCTCAAAAGAGGGCTTTTATGTTGTTCTTG TTGGACGGTCATCTGAACTGCTGTCAAAG GTTTTGTCTGATATCAGAAGTCAAAACAATGACGCGTGTTTGAAAGCTTTTCAGCTTGATTTATCTTCCTTAAAATCGATCATCAAATTCAAAAGCTCTATTCATCACTGGCTAATAGATTCAAACATTCATCCTTCTATTCAGCTCCTGATAAATAATGCTGGGATCCTGGCAACTTCTTGTAGAATCACCTCAGAAGGATATGATCA GATGATGGCTATTAATTATATTGGTGCGTTTTGTCTTACCAAAGTTTTACTTCCTCTTCTGGAAAATAGCCCCGTTCCTTCTCGTGTGGTCAATGTCTCATCCTTTACACATTGGAATG TTTGGGACATGCCGGCAGACAGAGAAACTGTTTCAGGAACGTGTTTTTTGAAATCTAGGTGCTACCCCTATGCTCAAATATACGAGTTTTCTAAAT TATGCCTTCTACTTTTCACGTATGAACTTCATCGACAAGCTGGCAGAGCAGAGAAATCTCATCACCTCTCTGTTGT TGCCGTAGATCCTGGAGCCGTGAAAACCAATATCATGCGAGAAATTCCCTCGTGCATCTCCCAGATGGCTTATATAGTCTTGAATATTTTGGGTCTGCTTCACTCTTCTGAAACCGGTGTACGCGCAATAGTTGATGGAGCGCTTGCCCCTCCA GAAATATCAGGAGTATACTTTTTCGGAGGAAGTGGGTGTTGTCTGAAATCTTCGGCGCTCTCTCACAATGTGAAGCTTGCTGAGGATTTATGGGTTACTTCCTGCGATCTGTTTCAAGAATTGCAGTTGGCTTCCTGA
- the LOC140981250 gene encoding uncharacterized protein isoform X2 produces the protein MHCAILEDGSPLDSISHFFLLEVVLPYPFLVKIENLFWWFSPRTQIQGSDSEGAPHLRNNRGHIWSGRCCGACSLKRGLLCCSCFIFQVLSDIRSQNNDACLKAFQLDLSSLKSIIKFKSSIHHWLIDSNIHPSIQLLINNAGILATSCRITSEGYDQMMAINYIGAFCLTKVLLPLLENSPVPSRVVNVSSFTHWNVWDMPADRETVSGTCFLKSRCYPYAQIYEFSKLCLLLFTYELHRQAGRAEKSHHLSVVAVDPGAVKTNIMREIPSCISQMAYIVLNILGLLHSSETGVRAIVDGALAPPEISGVYFFGGSGCCLKSSALSHNVKLAEDLWVTSCDLFQELQLAS, from the exons ATGCACTGTGCAATTCTGGAGGATGGCAGTCCTTTGGACTCTATCTCTCATTTTTTCCTTCTTGAAGTTGTTCTCCCATACCCTTTTCTTGTCAAAATCGAAAATTTATTCTGGTGGTTCTCCCCAAGAACCCAAATCCAAGGCAGCGACTCTGAGGGGGCTCCCCATCTGCGTAATAACAGGG GCCACATCTGGTCTGGGCGCTGCTGCGGCGCATGCTCTCTCAAAAGAGGGCTTTTATGTTGTTCTTG TTTTATTTTTCAGGTTTTGTCTGATATCAGAAGTCAAAACAATGACGCGTGTTTGAAAGCTTTTCAGCTTGATTTATCTTCCTTAAAATCGATCATCAAATTCAAAAGCTCTATTCATCACTGGCTAATAGATTCAAACATTCATCCTTCTATTCAGCTCCTGATAAATAATGCTGGGATCCTGGCAACTTCTTGTAGAATCACCTCAGAAGGATATGATCA GATGATGGCTATTAATTATATTGGTGCGTTTTGTCTTACCAAAGTTTTACTTCCTCTTCTGGAAAATAGCCCCGTTCCTTCTCGTGTGGTCAATGTCTCATCCTTTACACATTGGAATG TTTGGGACATGCCGGCAGACAGAGAAACTGTTTCAGGAACGTGTTTTTTGAAATCTAGGTGCTACCCCTATGCTCAAATATACGAGTTTTCTAAAT TATGCCTTCTACTTTTCACGTATGAACTTCATCGACAAGCTGGCAGAGCAGAGAAATCTCATCACCTCTCTGTTGT TGCCGTAGATCCTGGAGCCGTGAAAACCAATATCATGCGAGAAATTCCCTCGTGCATCTCCCAGATGGCTTATATAGTCTTGAATATTTTGGGTCTGCTTCACTCTTCTGAAACCGGTGTACGCGCAATAGTTGATGGAGCGCTTGCCCCTCCA GAAATATCAGGAGTATACTTTTTCGGAGGAAGTGGGTGTTGTCTGAAATCTTCGGCGCTCTCTCACAATGTGAAGCTTGCTGAGGATTTATGGGTTACTTCCTGCGATCTGTTTCAAGAATTGCAGTTGGCTTCCTGA
- the LOC140980770 gene encoding uncharacterized protein, translating into MSQHPNFICRPIYTVGKRVVRESEGEEETWCSTASFYDKVYALETAGTETNHDEFFDVEHFLQKQQFNKPDSSAADNLDTKPSPCSSNVDTIFSSILESLEFRNNEGIDHLYVLQLDIKESGDASSRNQCESQACDASDLYDSEIIFPGPYVESNSIYDDKTENMSWLDYKRKESSLLSDVAEEYRILPFLEDTFDVGQDHDSRASGEAILDAGNSNLCDAIHQLRPCDLEADINKCHDPDYECFDPQIYIRNIPGQPDVSLCYSSDTKETPRITLVLDLDETLVHSTLDYCEDADFTFPVIFNMKEHTVYVKKRPHLNVFLKRVGELFDIMVFTASQSIYAKQLLDILDPEGKLLSKRAYRESCIILEGNYVKDLTVLGVDLAKVAIIDNSPQVFKLQVNNGIPIRSWFDDPTDCALISLLPFLETLVDADDVRPIIAMKFGNKE; encoded by the exons ATGTCTCAACACCCAAATTTCATA TGCCGACCAATCTATACGGTGGGAAAGCGCGTCGTTAGAGAGAGTGAAGGGGAAGAGGAGACTTGGTGTTCCACAG CTTCATTTTATGATAAAGTATATGCTCTGGAAACTGCAGGGACTGAGACCAACCATGACGAATTTTTTGATGTAGAACATTTTTTGCAGAAGCAGCAATTCAATAAACCTGATTCTTCAGCTGCAGATAATTTG GATACTAAACCATCCCCCTGCTCATCAAATGTGGATACAATTTTTTCCTCCATCCTAGAGTCTCTAGAATTCCGAAATAATGAAG GAATTGATCATCTTTATGTGCTACAGTTAGATATCAAAGAAAGTGGTGATGCTAGCAGCAGAAACCAATGTGAATCTCAAGCATGCGATGCTTCAGATTTATACGACTCTGAGATTATTTTTCCTGGTCCATATGTTGAAAGCAATTCAATATATGATGATAAAACAGAAAATATGTCCTGGCTTGATTACAAACGCAAAGAGTCTAGTCTACTTTCTGATGTGGCTGAAGAGTACAGGATATTACCTTTTTTAGAAGATACTTTTGATGTTGGACAGGACCATGATAGCAGAGCATCCGGAGAAGCCATCTTAGATGCAGGAAATTCAAATTTATGCGATGCTATCCATCAATTAAGACCTTGTGATCTGGAGGCTGACATAAATAAATGTCATGACCCAGATTATGAGTGCTTTGATCCACAGATCTATATCAGAAATATACCAGGCCAGCCAGACGTGTCTTTATGTTATTCATCTGATACGAAGGAAACTCCGCGGATCACCTTAGTACTTGACTTGGATG AAACGCTTGTGCATTCTACATTGGATTATTGTGAGGATGCGGACTTCACATTTCCGGTTATCTTCAACATGAAAGAGCATACTGTGTATGTGAAAAAAAGGCCTCACCTCAATGTTTTTCTGAAAAGAGTGGGAGAGTTGTTTGATATCATGGTGTTCACGGCTAGCCAAAGCATCTATGCCAAACAACTTCTAGATATCCTGGATCCAGAAGGAAAGCTTCTATCAAAACGGGCATATCGGGAATCATGCATCATTTTAGAGGGAAATTATGTGAAAGACCTAACTGTTTTAGGTGTTGATCTTGCAAAGGTTGCCATAATTGATAACTCCCCACAG GTTTTCAAGCTGCAGGTAAATAACGGCATTCCTATTAGGAGTTGGTTTGATGACCCGACAGATTGTGCCCTCATTTCACTCCTTCCATTTTTAGAGACTTTGGTTGATGCGGATGATGTACGGCCCATCATTGCTATGAAATTTGGTAACAAGGAATAA